The Roseibaca calidilacus genome has a window encoding:
- a CDS encoding DMT family transporter translates to MHWVFLGFAILFETLGTTLLKASDGMTRAAPGIGAFAAYALSFWLLSLALRIIPVGVAYAIWAGLGICLIAAIGWVMFGQKLDWPALLGIALILSGILVINLFSAKV, encoded by the coding sequence ATGCACTGGGTCTTTCTGGGCTTCGCCATCCTGTTCGAAACCCTTGGCACCACCCTGCTCAAGGCCAGCGACGGGATGACACGCGCGGCCCCCGGCATCGGGGCCTTTGCCGCATATGCGCTGTCCTTCTGGCTGCTGTCGCTGGCCTTGCGAATCATTCCTGTCGGCGTGGCTTATGCCATCTGGGCCGGGCTTGGCATTTGCCTGATCGCGGCCATTGGCTGGGTCATGTTCGGGCAAAAGCTGGACTGGCCCGCATTGTTGGGCATTGCATTGATCCTGTCGGGTATACTGGTCATCAACCTGTTCAGCGCCAAGGTCTGA
- a CDS encoding Rrf2 family transcriptional regulator → MKLSTKGRYAMIALVDLALAPDGHLVSLGEIAERQNVSLAYLEQLFVKLRRAGLVASVRGPGGGYRLARAADSIRVSDILEAVDETVSAMDKGAGAKGAVTGSRAQSLTNRLWEGLSAHVYVFLHQARLSDVAGNAMTPCPAVPNLFQVVDE, encoded by the coding sequence ATGAAGCTTTCGACAAAAGGCCGTTACGCGATGATTGCGCTGGTTGATCTGGCGCTGGCCCCTGATGGCCACCTTGTCTCGTTGGGTGAGATCGCGGAACGGCAGAACGTGTCGTTGGCGTATCTGGAACAGCTGTTCGTGAAGCTGCGGCGCGCCGGGCTTGTTGCCTCTGTGCGCGGACCGGGCGGCGGCTACCGGCTGGCGCGGGCGGCGGATTCGATCCGGGTTTCAGATATTCTGGAAGCGGTGGATGAAACCGTCAGCGCCATGGACAAGGGCGCCGGGGCGAAAGGGGCCGTGACCGGCTCGCGCGCGCAATCGCTGACCAACCGGTTATGGGAAGGGCTGTCAGCGCATGTCTATGTGTTTCTGCACCAAGCGCGGCTGTCGGATGTGGCCGGAAACGCGATGACGCCATGCCCCGCCGTGCCCAACCTGTTTCAAGTGGTGGATGAATAG
- the sufB gene encoding Fe-S cluster assembly protein SufB, with protein MAALDTEVRDGVDRETVETVQSMAGTYKHGWNTDIEMEFAPKGLNEDIVRLISEKNNEPEWLLEWRLEAYRRWLTMESPDWAMLNVPGIDYQEQYYYAKPKSMEEKPKSLDEVDPKLLETYAKLGIPLKEQMVLAGVEGADAPRKVAVDAVFDSVSVGTTFKKELAAAGVIFCSISEAVQEHPELVKKYLGSVVPQNDNYFAALNSAVFSDGSFVYIPEGVKCPMELSTYFRINAENTGQFERTLIVAEKGSHVSYLEGCTAPKRDTAQLHAAVVEIVVLEDAEVKYSTVQNWFPGDEDGKGGIYNFVTKRADCREDRAKVMWTQVETGSAITWKYPSCILRGDDAQGEFYSIAIANNWQQADTGTKMVHLGKRTKSRIVSKGISAGHAQNTYRGLVSMHPKARDSRNYTQCDSLLIGDLCGAHTVPYIEVKNASSRVEHEATTSKVDDDQLFYCRQRGMDEEEAVALVVNGFCKEVLQELPMEFAMEAQALVAISLEGSVG; from the coding sequence ATGGCTGCATTGGATACCGAAGTGCGTGATGGCGTGGACCGCGAGACGGTCGAAACCGTGCAATCCATGGCCGGCACCTACAAGCACGGCTGGAACACCGATATCGAGATGGAATTCGCGCCGAAAGGTCTGAACGAAGACATCGTGCGCCTGATTTCCGAGAAGAATAACGAACCCGAATGGCTGCTGGAATGGCGGCTGGAGGCCTATCGCCGCTGGTTGACCATGGAAAGCCCCGATTGGGCCATGTTGAACGTGCCGGGCATCGACTACCAAGAGCAATATTATTACGCCAAGCCCAAGTCGATGGAAGAAAAGCCGAAAAGCTTGGACGAAGTTGACCCAAAGCTGCTGGAAACCTATGCCAAGCTGGGCATCCCGTTGAAAGAACAGATGGTTTTGGCCGGGGTCGAAGGCGCGGATGCGCCGCGCAAGGTCGCGGTGGATGCCGTGTTCGATTCGGTCAGCGTCGGCACCACCTTCAAGAAGGAACTGGCGGCGGCCGGTGTGATCTTCTGCTCAATTTCCGAAGCCGTGCAGGAGCATCCGGAACTCGTCAAGAAATATCTGGGCAGCGTTGTGCCGCAGAATGACAACTATTTCGCCGCGCTCAATTCCGCCGTGTTCAGCGATGGCAGCTTTGTCTACATCCCCGAGGGCGTGAAATGCCCGATGGAGCTGAGCACCTATTTTCGCATCAATGCCGAAAACACCGGCCAGTTCGAGCGCACGCTGATCGTGGCCGAAAAGGGCAGCCATGTCAGCTATCTGGAAGGCTGCACCGCGCCCAAGCGCGACACAGCGCAGCTTCATGCGGCGGTGGTGGAAATCGTCGTGCTGGAAGATGCCGAAGTGAAATACTCCACCGTCCAGAACTGGTTCCCCGGCGATGAAGACGGCAAGGGCGGCATTTACAACTTCGTCACCAAGCGCGCCGATTGCCGCGAGGACCGCGCCAAGGTGATGTGGACGCAGGTCGAAACCGGGTCTGCGATTACATGGAAATACCCGTCCTGCATTCTGCGCGGGGATGATGCGCAGGGCGAGTTTTATTCCATCGCCATTGCCAATAACTGGCAGCAGGCCGATACGGGCACCAAGATGGTGCATCTGGGCAAGCGGACGAAATCGCGCATTGTGTCCAAGGGCATTTCCGCAGGGCACGCGCAGAACACCTATCGCGGCTTGGTGTCCATGCACCCCAAGGCGCGCGACAGCCGCAATTACACGCAATGTGACAGCTTGCTGATCGGCGATCTGTGCGGCGCGCATACGGTGCCGTATATCGAGGTGAAGAATGCTTCTTCCCGCGTCGAGCATGAGGCGACCACGTCCAAGGTGGATGACGATCAACTGTTCTATTGCCGCCAGCGCGGCATGGACGAGGAAGAGGCGGTCGCGCTTGTCGTGAACGGTTTCTGCAAGGAAGTGCTCCAAGAATTGCCGATGGAATTCGCCATGGAAGCGCAGGCGCTGGTTGCGATCTCGCTTGAGGGGTCGGTGGGGTGA
- a CDS encoding alpha/beta hydrolase gives MPEIIFAGPEGRLEGRFHPQRKPDAPIAIVLHPHPQFGGTMNNKVVYNLHYAFHKMGFSVLRFNFRGVGRSQGEYDQGVGELSDAAAALDYVQAQNQNTRHCWVAGFSFGAWIGMQLLMRRPDITGFVSVAPPANLYDFSFLAPCPASGLVINGTADRVAPPQDTRTLVGKLKEQRGITITHAEIEGADHFFQNEEHHMQPMLSTVTEYVTRRLTEGTR, from the coding sequence ATGCCAGAGATCATTTTCGCCGGCCCCGAAGGTCGCCTCGAAGGGCGCTTTCACCCGCAGCGCAAGCCAGACGCGCCGATTGCCATCGTGCTGCATCCGCATCCGCAATTCGGCGGCACCATGAACAACAAGGTGGTCTATAACCTGCATTACGCCTTTCACAAGATGGGGTTTTCGGTTCTGCGCTTCAATTTCCGGGGCGTGGGCCGCAGCCAAGGCGAATATGACCAAGGCGTCGGCGAATTGTCCGATGCGGCGGCCGCGCTGGACTATGTTCAGGCGCAAAACCAGAACACGCGGCATTGCTGGGTCGCGGGTTTCAGCTTCGGCGCGTGGATCGGGATGCAACTTCTGATGCGCCGCCCCGATATCACAGGGTTCGTGTCGGTCGCGCCGCCCGCCAATCTTTATGATTTCAGCTTCCTTGCGCCCTGCCCGGCTTCGGGTCTTGTCATCAACGGCACAGCTGATCGCGTCGCGCCGCCGCAAGATACCCGCACGCTGGTGGGCAAGTTGAAGGAACAACGCGGCATCACCATCACCCATGCGGAAATCGAGGGCGCGGATCATTTCTTCCAGAACGAGGAACACCATATGCAGCCCATGCTGTCGACGGTGACGGAATACGTCACGCGCCGCCTGACCGAAGGCACGCGGTAG
- a CDS encoding RibD family protein — MDKADVTPRVWQRILDIRAGKGCACCGDWTDGEQTALNIYAPLARRDMGPIAIGQIGQSLDGRVATVSGDARDISGPDGLRHLHRLRALVDAVVIGVRTALHDNPRLTVRLCPGQNPARVIIDPRGRLPDDAPALRDDGARRIVVQTVARARPEGVEIVRLPSLTDGTLAPRQILSALLEFGLNAVLVEGGGITVSRFFEAGLLSHLHVAVAPLLIGGGPQGFNRITQVGSLADAPRPDTQVCDMGSDILFNCALTDAARERCENWHQTDIADRTARRF; from the coding sequence ATGGATAAGGCTGACGTCACCCCGCGGGTCTGGCAGCGTATTTTGGATATACGCGCGGGGAAGGGCTGCGCCTGTTGCGGCGACTGGACCGATGGGGAGCAGACCGCCCTGAACATCTACGCCCCGCTTGCACGGCGCGATATGGGGCCGATCGCCATCGGGCAAATCGGGCAATCGCTGGATGGGCGGGTGGCAACCGTGTCGGGCGATGCGCGCGATATTTCCGGGCCGGACGGGCTGCGCCATTTGCACCGGCTGCGCGCGCTGGTCGATGCCGTTGTCATCGGGGTGCGCACGGCGTTGCATGACAACCCGCGCCTGACGGTGCGGCTGTGTCCGGGGCAGAACCCGGCGCGCGTTATCATCGACCCGCGCGGGCGCTTGCCCGATGACGCCCCAGCATTGCGCGACGATGGCGCGCGCCGGATTGTCGTGCAGACGGTGGCGCGTGCCCGGCCAGAGGGGGTCGAGATCGTGCGCCTGCCCAGCCTGACCGATGGCACACTTGCACCGCGTCAGATTCTGTCAGCCTTGCTAGAGTTTGGCCTGAATGCTGTGCTGGTCGAGGGCGGCGGGATCACCGTGTCGCGCTTTTTCGAAGCCGGGTTGCTATCGCATCTGCATGTCGCCGTCGCGCCGCTGCTGATCGGCGGTGGACCGCAAGGGTTCAACCGTATCACGCAGGTCGGCAGCCTTGCCGATGCGCCGCGCCCAGACACGCAGGTTTGCGATATGGGCTCGGATATCCTGTTCAATTGCGCGCTGACAGATGCTGCCCGCGAGCGCTGCGAAAACTGGCATCAGACCGATATTGCCGACAGGACCGCGCGGCGCTTCTAG
- a CDS encoding YitT family protein, with the protein MSAPVPHSPFEDAQGLLVGSALCGFGIHILASAGLVTGQTAGLAVLLSYATGVGFGAIFFAINLPFYWLAYRHLGRAFTLKTFAAVALVSGFAELAARLVQVMPAHPAVAAVLFGLVAGAGLLAIFRHRASLGGVGILAYYLQERMGWRAGWVQLAFDLVLFGAALLLMAPDLVMWSLLGAAILNAIIGVNHRRDRYIAT; encoded by the coding sequence ATGTCCGCCCCCGTGCCGCATAGCCCGTTCGAAGATGCCCAAGGGCTGCTGGTGGGCAGCGCGCTGTGTGGCTTTGGAATACATATCCTTGCCAGCGCGGGCTTGGTAACAGGCCAAACGGCGGGGCTGGCGGTGCTGTTGTCCTATGCAACGGGCGTCGGCTTCGGCGCGATCTTCTTTGCCATCAACCTGCCCTTCTATTGGCTGGCCTATCGCCATCTGGGCCGCGCTTTCACGCTCAAGACCTTCGCCGCCGTGGCCCTTGTGTCAGGCTTTGCCGAACTTGCCGCGCGCCTTGTGCAGGTCATGCCAGCCCACCCCGCCGTGGCCGCCGTGCTGTTCGGGCTGGTCGCCGGGGCCGGGCTGCTGGCGATATTTCGCCACCGTGCCAGTTTGGGCGGTGTGGGCATTCTGGCCTATTACCTGCAAGAGCGTATGGGCTGGCGCGCAGGCTGGGTGCAATTGGCCTTCGACCTTGTTCTGTTCGGGGCGGCGCTTTTGCTTATGGCGCCCGATCTGGTAATGTGGTCCCTGTTGGGGGCTGCAATCCTGAATGCCATCATCGGGGTCAACCATCGGCGGGATCGCTACATCGCCACCTGA
- a CDS encoding cysteine desulfurase family protein, producing the protein MNGAWALAKRVYLDWNATTPLRPEARAAMVAAMDVVGNPSSVHAEGRAARALVERARAQIGAALGADGADIVFTSGATEAAALALAGRGLSGALLEHDAVRAWTDGALAVGADGRVNVPDPAHATLQLANSETGIVQDLPEGLAVSDLTQGFGKIPFAFNWLGVQMGFVSAHKLGGPKGIGALILRRGTELAAQIRGGGQEMGRRAGTENLIGIAGFGAAAEAAQRDLAGGVWDRVSEIRNILEKTLDAAADMTISVGKGAPRLPNTLCLATPGWKGETQVMQMDLAGFAVSAGSACSSGKARRSDVLGAMGFDAATAQGAIRVSLGPDVTEEDVLRFAEAWLKDYRRFKARAA; encoded by the coding sequence ATGAATGGAGCTTGGGCTTTGGCTAAGCGGGTCTATCTGGATTGGAACGCGACGACACCGCTGCGGCCTGAAGCACGCGCGGCGATGGTGGCGGCGATGGACGTGGTTGGCAACCCGTCTTCGGTTCATGCCGAAGGTCGCGCGGCGCGGGCGTTGGTCGAGCGGGCGCGCGCGCAGATTGGTGCGGCCCTTGGGGCAGATGGTGCGGATATCGTGTTCACCTCTGGCGCGACAGAGGCGGCGGCCTTGGCTTTGGCAGGGCGTGGGCTGTCCGGCGCGCTTCTTGAACATGACGCGGTGCGCGCGTGGACCGATGGCGCGCTGGCGGTCGGGGCGGATGGCCGCGTAAACGTGCCCGACCCCGCCCATGCCACGTTGCAACTGGCCAATTCGGAAACCGGGATCGTGCAGGATTTGCCCGAGGGGCTGGCGGTCAGTGACCTGACGCAGGGTTTCGGAAAAATCCCCTTCGCCTTCAACTGGTTGGGAGTCCAGATGGGGTTTGTTTCGGCCCATAAGCTGGGCGGGCCAAAAGGCATCGGCGCGCTGATCCTGCGGCGCGGCACCGAACTTGCGGCGCAAATCCGGGGCGGCGGGCAAGAGATGGGCCGCCGCGCGGGCACCGAGAATCTGATCGGCATTGCCGGTTTTGGTGCCGCGGCAGAGGCCGCGCAGCGTGATCTGGCAGGCGGGGTTTGGGATCGGGTTTCTGAAATTAGAAATATTCTAGAAAAAACTCTGGACGCTGCCGCTGATATGACTATTTCTGTCGGGAAAGGCGCGCCGCGTCTGCCCAACACGCTTTGCCTAGCCACGCCGGGCTGGAAGGGCGAAACGCAGGTCATGCAGATGGACCTTGCGGGCTTCGCTGTTTCGGCCGGGTCTGCCTGTTCGTCGGGCAAGGCGCGGCGGTCGGACGTTCTGGGCGCGATGGGGTTCGATGCGGCCACGGCGCAGGGCGCGATCCGCGTCTCGCTTGGGCCGGATGTGACGGAAGAAGATGTGCTGCGTTTTGCCGAGGCGTGGCTGAAAGACTATCGGCGGTTCAAGGCGCGCGCGGCCTGA
- the typA gene encoding translational GTPase TypA: protein MDLRNIAIIAHVDHGKTTLVDELLKQSGTYRDNQATTERAMDSNDLERERGITILAKATSVEWKDTRINIVDTPGHADFGGEVERILSMVDGVVLLVDAAEGPMPQTKFVTSKALALGLRPIVVLNKVDKPAADADNALDLVFDLFANLGATDEQLDFPVLYASGINGWADAELDGPRKDMSALFDLVVRHVPAPKQVADRDAPFRMLATTLSADPYLGRILTGRVEAGTLKPGETIKALSRDGTKIEQFRCTKVLAFRGLGQQPIDAAEAGDIVTIAGMTKATVADTLCALDVDTALPAQPIDPPTISVTFGINDSPLAGRDGSKVQSRVIRERLMREAEVNVAIKVSDTPGGDAFDVAGRGELQMGVLIENMRREGFELSISRPRVLMREEDGQKLEPIEEVTIDVDDEYTGTVIEKLTGPRRGDLAEMKPAGAGKTRIIAHVPSRGLIGYHGEFLTDTRGTGVLNRVFHEWAPYKGPIPGRRQGVLISMEDGTAVAFALWNLEDRGKMFINPQDPVYQGMVIGEHSRDNDLEVNPLKGKKLTNVRASGTDDAVKLTPPTIMSLEQAISYIDDDELVEVTPNAIRLRKRFLDPHERKRQSRASA from the coding sequence ATGGACCTTCGCAATATTGCGATTATCGCACATGTTGACCACGGCAAGACGACGTTGGTGGACGAACTTCTGAAGCAATCGGGCACCTATCGTGACAACCAGGCCACGACGGAACGCGCGATGGACAGCAACGATCTGGAACGCGAACGCGGGATCACCATCCTTGCGAAAGCCACCTCGGTCGAGTGGAAGGACACCCGCATCAACATCGTCGATACCCCCGGCCACGCCGATTTCGGCGGCGAGGTCGAGCGCATTCTGTCGATGGTCGATGGCGTGGTGTTGCTGGTGGACGCCGCCGAAGGCCCGATGCCGCAAACCAAATTCGTGACCTCGAAGGCGCTGGCGCTGGGGCTGCGCCCGATCGTGGTGCTGAACAAGGTCGACAAGCCCGCCGCCGATGCCGATAATGCTCTGGATCTGGTGTTCGACCTGTTCGCCAATCTGGGCGCAACCGATGAACAGCTTGATTTCCCTGTGCTTTATGCATCCGGCATCAATGGCTGGGCCGATGCCGAACTGGACGGGCCGCGCAAGGACATGTCGGCCTTGTTCGATCTGGTGGTGCGGCACGTGCCTGCCCCCAAGCAGGTGGCCGACCGTGACGCGCCCTTCCGGATGCTGGCGACAACATTGTCGGCCGACCCCTATCTGGGCCGCATCCTGACGGGCCGGGTGGAAGCGGGCACGCTGAAACCGGGCGAAACCATCAAGGCGCTATCGCGTGACGGCACCAAGATCGAACAATTCCGCTGCACCAAGGTGCTGGCCTTCCGTGGCTTGGGCCAACAGCCGATCGACGCTGCCGAGGCGGGCGACATCGTCACCATCGCGGGCATGACCAAGGCCACCGTGGCCGATACGCTCTGCGCGCTGGACGTGGACACCGCCCTGCCCGCGCAGCCCATCGACCCGCCGACCATCAGCGTGACCTTCGGGATCAATGATTCGCCGCTGGCGGGCCGCGACGGGTCCAAGGTGCAAAGCCGCGTCATCCGCGAACGCCTGATGCGCGAAGCCGAGGTGAATGTCGCCATCAAGGTCAGCGATACGCCGGGCGGCGACGCGTTCGACGTGGCGGGCCGGGGCGAATTGCAAATGGGCGTCCTGATCGAAAACATGCGCCGCGAAGGGTTCGAGCTGTCGATCTCGCGCCCCCGCGTGCTGATGCGTGAAGAAGACGGTCAAAAGCTGGAACCCATCGAAGAAGTCACCATCGACGTGGATGACGAATATACCGGCACCGTGATCGAGAAACTGACCGGCCCGCGCCGCGGCGATCTGGCGGAAATGAAACCCGCAGGTGCAGGCAAGACTCGGATCATCGCGCATGTGCCCTCGCGCGGGTTGATCGGCTATCACGGCGAATTCCTGACCGACACGCGCGGCACCGGCGTTCTGAACCGGGTGTTCCACGAATGGGCGCCCTATAAGGGGCCGATTCCGGGCCGTCGTCAGGGCGTGCTGATCTCTATGGAAGATGGCACCGCCGTGGCCTTCGCGCTGTGGAATCTGGAAGATCGCGGCAAGATGTTCATCAACCCGCAAGACCCGGTCTATCAGGGCATGGTCATTGGCGAGCATAGCCGCGACAACGATTTGGAAGTGAACCCGCTGAAGGGCAAGAAGCTGACCAACGTGCGCGCGTCGGGCACCGATGACGCGGTCAAACTGACGCCGCCAACCATCATGTCGCTGGAACAGGCCATCTCGTATATCGACGATGATGAACTGGTCGAGGTTACACCCAACGCGATCCGCCTGCGCAAACGCTTCCTTGACCCGCATGAGCGCAAGCGCCAGTCGCGCGCCAGCGCCTGA
- a CDS encoding DUF2513 domain-containing protein — protein MKRDADLLRELLFKLEQERDYVSHVDVDKDSSDQGRVEYGHLLLLDDDGLIELSGRYRNTVRITNRGHDFIAAVRSESIWAKAKAAASNAGTATVSMLFEVALAYGKRELKQATGIDLP, from the coding sequence GTGAAGCGTGACGCTGATCTTTTAAGAGAGCTTTTGTTCAAACTTGAGCAAGAGAGGGATTATGTTTCGCATGTCGATGTCGACAAAGATTCATCCGATCAGGGGCGCGTAGAATACGGGCATCTGCTTCTCTTAGACGATGATGGACTGATCGAACTCAGCGGCAGATATCGAAATACTGTCAGAATAACAAACCGCGGCCATGACTTCATCGCGGCTGTTCGTTCTGAGAGCATTTGGGCAAAGGCTAAAGCTGCTGCCTCCAACGCTGGCACAGCAACGGTTTCGATGCTGTTTGAAGTGGCTCTCGCATATGGGAAACGAGAATTAAAACAAGCGACTGGGATCGACCTGCCATGA